TTCTTCGTTAACAAAATGTATTCACAAtataactaataaatatatatatgtatttatttatttatccaatttCATAAGGAAAATACTTGTTTTTCTGGAATTGAGCTCTGTTTAATCCTTGAACATTAAAGAAATCTCGATAAATGATAATtccataatattttcatcaattgaAATTTAGCGTCTACGAAAAGAGTTAAAAGGAATCAAGTAAGTTTGTTACACTAAATGAATAGTAATTCGTAACGTTGAGTCCGTTTCTCTTAACCTGATATTTTCTTGTCTGTTACGATAAAACCGCGACGTTAGCATTAGGAACTAGattgaagtttaattaaaaatcaaactcCTTCGAAAGTGTACGCACGTCTTGACAGCATCTATGATACATGGATAATAAactaaatttgtaataattttagtttaaaagtattcaaatattcccgattgtttttgtaaaatgtaatgaGAACTGGTGATCTAAAGCAAAAGATACCTTCGCCGTTAGttacaagaattatttaacaaatttcccATTTGCATTCGATTCCACCGcgtatgaaaatgttttttttttttttaaataattttgcgaTGAAATTTCTGAAGCGAAACGACGACAGGTGAACTCTTTTTACTCGTACGATCTCTGTCGGAATAAACTGCTGATCTCCTCGATCGTCTTGTTTTTCGTTTCGGGTACTTTCTTGTAAATGAAGCAGATGAAAAATGCTTGAAGAGCGgcgaaaataatgaatacgTAAGCACCCAGTGCCTCTTGCAATGGTAGAAATCCTATACTGACGATGAAATTGGCTGTCCAATTGACCGCGATAGCGACAGACGTTGCCGCGGGTCTCGCGGACTGATTGAACAATTCGGAAACCAAAAACCAGGGAATACTTCCTGGACCAGTCGCGAATAGAGCCACGAACATGACCACCAATAGGATCGAGAAGTAGGCTGCTGCGCTGGACGAAGCCTGTAACAAAAACAGACGCGATAAGTTCACATGATACGATCGTACCATCGATAGAAGTTACGGAATACTTACAGCGAAGGCAAGGCAGATCGTGAGTAAGACGGTGGCGACAAACAAACCGGAGAATCCAACTAAGAGCAACTGTTTCCTTCCAGCCTTCTCGACGAGTATCAAAGAAACAAAGGTCATAAGAACGTTCACCGTTCCGACGATCATCGTCGCGATTTGAGCCGCGAATTTATCCAACTGCGCCATCATGAAGATCTTGGTCGAGAAGAACATAACGGCATTAATACCGGATAGTTGTTGCGCGAACATCACCATGAGCGCGATTATCAATGGAATCCTAAGAGTAGAATTCACGAATAATTCTTTCAGCGTAACCTTTGGCACAAGTTTCATCGACTCGTATTCCGCCCTCATTTGTTCCATCTCGTCGTGAACTTCGATCGTGCCGCGCAGCCAAGTCAAACCTTTAACAacaaacaataacaataatagaaTAGACGATTTGGTCACTCGAGTCAACCAGTTGGGGTAGGGCAACGAATGACAACATAGCTTCGCGATACAAAATGCCAATTACATACTGCCCGGGCTTCTCGAGATTTACGTAGTCCGTCAAGGTCGCACAAGAAGTAATTAACAAATGATTCATAACATACCTCTCTGAGCTTCCATATCCTTTCCTTTGGTGACCAATAAATACTTTGGACTCTCGGGGCATAATGGAAGCGTGGCTACTTGGAAAATGGCAGGAACGATCGTCAGACATAAAAGAAGCGGCCAATATTCGTCTGTGCCCAACATTTGCTCCAATCCAAGAACCTGCGATACCAGAATGGACATGGTGATAACCAATTGGTAGACCGTACCAACAGCTCCTCGGAGGTGAATGGGTGATATTTCAGCCAAGTACATCGGTGCTAAACCAGCATTCAATCCAGCGTTGATACCGATTATAAATCTTCCGATAACTATCATTTCGTAGCTTCTGGCTGCCTTCGCGGAACCCTCGAAGATGACCGTGAGAAGGACCAGGATGTTGTTTAGTAACAGACCACCCTTTCGACCGAAACGATCGGCCACCCAACCCACCAGAGAACCGCCGATCATACCACCCACGCAGAATATTGATACTGCTATCGCCCATATTATCGTCACTTCGGATTGTTGCGTCGGACGACCGGTTCGATTTTCTTTCAGTTCGCTGATCCAGTTCTCGATAAGCTACAACACACCGCGAGAACCGAATTGtacgaaatttttcaattggaCCAATCGTAAGTTgcgagaagaagaagatggatAGTTTCGTACGCGAATATTAATCATTCTACGATTCTTTGTCACTTCATTGGCAAAGTAAAGAAGGCGAATAAGTGACTTCCGCGCGATTCAAACGGCGCTTAAACGCTCGTGTACGTATTGAATAGTCTGTTCGTTACTTCAAAGAAATAAACGGAAGctatttttcgaacaaaacGACAGTCTAAATGGAATGAATAAATTCTATACGAAAATCAGAGACAACAATCGACAATGAAGAGTCCCTAGCGTTCGAATGCTTTTCATCTTTTGGGActtggaatttttatcgaatacaCGACGTTACAAAGCCAGTCAAGAGATGcgtaaaacgttgaaaaaagTATTCCGTTAATTCGTGCACGTGAATTACAGAAACTGATTCTTCGCTGCACTTATGTACGTATATCGTGTCTAATACGCATCGGTCAATAATCGAGGTAACGACCGAACGCGTTCGTAATTAAGTAGGCATGCATAGATCGCGAAAAGTTTGAGAAAAGTGCTGACAGCGCGTCTCGAGAAATACCTGCTGAGGAGCATTAACGACACCGGTATTGTACCCATGCTGAAACGATGATCCAAGCGCAGCAGCCGCGATGGCAAACGCTAACCGTCCGTTTAGACCctgcaacaaaaataatcgattgTTAATCGTACCGAGTAGTGACAATCAAACGTATATTATCGTAAGAGTTATCGACTCTTCGAACATGGAATAAGATTTCTCTTCCCTTCCCTTGCTTTCGAAGCCAATATTTCGCGAAAACGTTAGGAAGACTTATCCTTTAACGCGTAGCTACATCGTACCAAACACCTGTATTGCGCTTACCGATATCTTAAAGCAAGGTAGCTCGCACACGATCGTTTTTAGCGTCATTGAAAAATCCCAACAGATTCACCGAGCCGAATAGAATCCCAGCTACCGACTGACTACCGAATGCTCGCACGTAGacgtttatgcaaaatatcaGACTTTGGTGTTTTGAAACACGTGTCAAAGCTACTCCGCGGGTCGGTACTCTCGCCACGCATTTTTATACCGCTCCCTGCCCTCGGCACACAAGCGTGTTGGACAACCGATACAACACTCGTACATCAGCGAGCAGAATAGCAGGCAGTCTCAACTTACATACTTACAAAGGCTTACTAACCAGTGTCTCTCAAATCATTCCTCTCTCCATATTATACTATACCATactatattatactatactatactataccatactatactatactataccatactatactatactatactatactatactatgcTATACACTGTACACTTGTCAGCAAATGTAAATGAATCGAAGCCACATCGCGACGAGCGTTATCGTTACAATCTACCTGCTATTCCAATTCAAGCCTGTGAAAATTTCGTGACGCATCGTCCATTTATTTTGTCGAAAATTAATATCCTGTCGTAAGAACGCACGCGGAGAACATCTGCGAGACCTCTAATAAAACTTTGAATGTCAcgcaatattttacttttcatgAATATGCATATTACGAAACGTATCGAAAACAACTCTCGTTTTCACGTGGGAGCAACGCCACAACTGGCTTCCGCCGCTTCGCTCGAGACGGATCTTTAACCGATTTACTGCTGTTCGGAATCTAGCCAAAATTCTATCGCGAAGAGTGCAGAAATGTAGAATCGAAAACGTCGGGGAACTTTTTGCAACAGCGGGAATAAAAAGTTACGACCAGCGTGTTTTGctagtaaaatgaaattcaagtcTTTCGCATACTCGTATAAAAACATCTTTACGAATCGTTGCACGTGTCACGCCTTGGACTTGATCAcgcttccattttttaatagtacGCGAAGCATCGATCTCCACTTTATAAATAGATCTTTTTCCCCCGAGTACTTCTCCGTTACGTTTAATACGATTAAGAAGAATTTTAGGTACTCTAAACGTTCGAGTTCTTTCGAGTTCttctttgatattattttcgcTACGGAAAATCTTTCAATTAGTATCGAATATCACAGGAAATGTACTTAAGACTAATACAAGAATAAACTTTCCCGTTATCGTTTCT
The sequence above is drawn from the Hylaeus volcanicus isolate JK05 chromosome 2, UHH_iyHylVolc1.0_haploid, whole genome shotgun sequence genome and encodes:
- the LOC128884928 gene encoding solute carrier family 2, facilitated glucose transporter member 1-like isoform X8 produces the protein MIGGSLVGWVADRFGRKGGLLLNNILVLLTVIFEGSAKAARSYEMIVIGRFIIGINAGLNAGLAPMYLAEISPIHLRGAVGTVYQLVITMSILVSQVLGLEQMLGTDEYWPLLLCLTIVPAIFQVATLPLCPESPKYLLVTKGKDMEAQRGLTWLRGTIEVHDEMEQMRAEYESMKLVPKVTLKELFVNSTLRIPLIIALMVMFAQQLSGINAVMFFSTKIFMMAQLDKFAAQIATMIVGTVNVLMTFVSLILVEKAGRKQLLLVGFSGLFVATVLLTICLAFAASSSAAAYFSILLVVMFVALFATGPGSIPWFLVSELFNQSARPAATSVAIAVNWTANFIVSIGFLPLQEALGAYVFIIFAALQAFFICFIYKKVPETKNKTIEEISSLFRQRSYE
- the LOC128884928 gene encoding solute carrier family 2, facilitated glucose transporter member 1-like isoform X6 encodes the protein MTLKTIVCELPCFKISGLNGRLAFAIAAAALGSSFQHGYNTGVVNAPQQLIENWISELKENRTGRPTQQSEVTIIWAIAVSIFCVGGMIGGSLVGWVADRFGRKGGLLLNNILVLLTVIFEGSAKAARSYEMIVIGRFIIGINAGLNAGLAPMYLAEISPIHLRGAVGTVYQLVITMSILVSQVLGLEQMLGTDEYWPLLLCLTIVPAIFQVATLPLCPESPKYLLVTKGKDMEAQRGLTWLRGTIEVHDEMEQMRAEYESMKLVPKVTLKELFVNSTLRIPLIIALMVMFAQQLSGINAVMFFSTKIFMMAQLDKFAAQIATMIVGTVNVLMTFVSLILVEKAGRKQLLLVGFSGLFVATVLLTICLAFAASSSAAAYFSILLVVMFVALFATGPGSIPWFLVSELFNQSARPAATSVAIAVNWTANFIVSIGFLPLQEALGAYVFIIFAALQAFFICFIYKKVPETKNKTIEEISSLFRQRSYE
- the LOC128884928 gene encoding solute carrier family 2, facilitated glucose transporter member 1-like isoform X5, whose translation is MATEINQTKNEIEEQIATPTAPPVGDKGLNGRLAFAIAAAALGSSFQHGYNTGVVNAPQQLIENWISELKENRTGRPTQQSEVTIIWAIAVSIFCVGGMIGGSLVGWVADRFGRKGGLLLNNILVLLTVIFEGSAKAARSYEMIVIGRFIIGINAGLNAGLAPMYLAEISPIHLRGAVGTVYQLVITMSILVSQVLGLEQMLGTDEYWPLLLCLTIVPAIFQVATLPLCPESPKYLLVTKGKDMEAQRGLTWLRGTIEVHDEMEQMRAEYESMKLVPKVTLKELFVNSTLRIPLIIALMVMFAQQLSGINAVMFFSTKIFMMAQLDKFAAQIATMIVGTVNVLMTFVSLILVEKAGRKQLLLVGFSGLFVATVLLTICLAFAASSSAAAYFSILLVVMFVALFATGPGSIPWFLVSELFNQSARPAATSVAIAVNWTANFIVSIGFLPLQEALGAYVFIIFAALQAFFICFIYKKVPETKNKTIEEISSLFRQRSYE
- the LOC128884928 gene encoding solute carrier family 2, facilitated glucose transporter member 1-like isoform X3 produces the protein MDRDDEDFGEGFITESHPLRPTHLSVPLSGRSDSRAPSISSSVSDLDVPIYTRETTIPVSARKGLNGRLAFAIAAAALGSSFQHGYNTGVVNAPQQLIENWISELKENRTGRPTQQSEVTIIWAIAVSIFCVGGMIGGSLVGWVADRFGRKGGLLLNNILVLLTVIFEGSAKAARSYEMIVIGRFIIGINAGLNAGLAPMYLAEISPIHLRGAVGTVYQLVITMSILVSQVLGLEQMLGTDEYWPLLLCLTIVPAIFQVATLPLCPESPKYLLVTKGKDMEAQRGLTWLRGTIEVHDEMEQMRAEYESMKLVPKVTLKELFVNSTLRIPLIIALMVMFAQQLSGINAVMFFSTKIFMMAQLDKFAAQIATMIVGTVNVLMTFVSLILVEKAGRKQLLLVGFSGLFVATVLLTICLAFAASSSAAAYFSILLVVMFVALFATGPGSIPWFLVSELFNQSARPAATSVAIAVNWTANFIVSIGFLPLQEALGAYVFIIFAALQAFFICFIYKKVPETKNKTIEEISSLFRQRSYE
- the LOC128884928 gene encoding solute carrier family 2, facilitated glucose transporter member 1-like isoform X4 — protein: MATEINQTKNEIEEQIATPTAPPVGDKSITEDKQRGLNGRLAFAIAAAALGSSFQHGYNTGVVNAPQQLIENWISELKENRTGRPTQQSEVTIIWAIAVSIFCVGGMIGGSLVGWVADRFGRKGGLLLNNILVLLTVIFEGSAKAARSYEMIVIGRFIIGINAGLNAGLAPMYLAEISPIHLRGAVGTVYQLVITMSILVSQVLGLEQMLGTDEYWPLLLCLTIVPAIFQVATLPLCPESPKYLLVTKGKDMEAQRGLTWLRGTIEVHDEMEQMRAEYESMKLVPKVTLKELFVNSTLRIPLIIALMVMFAQQLSGINAVMFFSTKIFMMAQLDKFAAQIATMIVGTVNVLMTFVSLILVEKAGRKQLLLVGFSGLFVATVLLTICLAFAASSSAAAYFSILLVVMFVALFATGPGSIPWFLVSELFNQSARPAATSVAIAVNWTANFIVSIGFLPLQEALGAYVFIIFAALQAFFICFIYKKVPETKNKTIEEISSLFRQRSYE
- the LOC128884928 gene encoding solute carrier family 2, facilitated glucose transporter member 1-like isoform X1, with translation MRPLAQSQEHTSAVRVFFDLGFFFLSSCNLVFSSYEHNGNTFDKSSFAIGRPNLMDRDDEDFGEGFITESHPLRPTHLSVPLSGRSDSRAPSISSSVSDLDVPIYTRETTIPVSARKGLNGRLAFAIAAAALGSSFQHGYNTGVVNAPQQLIENWISELKENRTGRPTQQSEVTIIWAIAVSIFCVGGMIGGSLVGWVADRFGRKGGLLLNNILVLLTVIFEGSAKAARSYEMIVIGRFIIGINAGLNAGLAPMYLAEISPIHLRGAVGTVYQLVITMSILVSQVLGLEQMLGTDEYWPLLLCLTIVPAIFQVATLPLCPESPKYLLVTKGKDMEAQRGLTWLRGTIEVHDEMEQMRAEYESMKLVPKVTLKELFVNSTLRIPLIIALMVMFAQQLSGINAVMFFSTKIFMMAQLDKFAAQIATMIVGTVNVLMTFVSLILVEKAGRKQLLLVGFSGLFVATVLLTICLAFAASSSAAAYFSILLVVMFVALFATGPGSIPWFLVSELFNQSARPAATSVAIAVNWTANFIVSIGFLPLQEALGAYVFIIFAALQAFFICFIYKKVPETKNKTIEEISSLFRQRSYE
- the LOC128884928 gene encoding solute carrier family 2, facilitated glucose transporter member 1-like isoform X2; translation: MRPLAQSQEHTSAMDRDDEDFGEGFITESHPLRPTHLSVPLSGRSDSRAPSISSSVSDLDVPIYTRETTIPVSARKGLNGRLAFAIAAAALGSSFQHGYNTGVVNAPQQLIENWISELKENRTGRPTQQSEVTIIWAIAVSIFCVGGMIGGSLVGWVADRFGRKGGLLLNNILVLLTVIFEGSAKAARSYEMIVIGRFIIGINAGLNAGLAPMYLAEISPIHLRGAVGTVYQLVITMSILVSQVLGLEQMLGTDEYWPLLLCLTIVPAIFQVATLPLCPESPKYLLVTKGKDMEAQRGLTWLRGTIEVHDEMEQMRAEYESMKLVPKVTLKELFVNSTLRIPLIIALMVMFAQQLSGINAVMFFSTKIFMMAQLDKFAAQIATMIVGTVNVLMTFVSLILVEKAGRKQLLLVGFSGLFVATVLLTICLAFAASSSAAAYFSILLVVMFVALFATGPGSIPWFLVSELFNQSARPAATSVAIAVNWTANFIVSIGFLPLQEALGAYVFIIFAALQAFFICFIYKKVPETKNKTIEEISSLFRQRSYE
- the LOC128884928 gene encoding solute carrier family 2, facilitated glucose transporter member 1-like isoform X7 translates to MDWLQGLNGRLAFAIAAAALGSSFQHGYNTGVVNAPQQLIENWISELKENRTGRPTQQSEVTIIWAIAVSIFCVGGMIGGSLVGWVADRFGRKGGLLLNNILVLLTVIFEGSAKAARSYEMIVIGRFIIGINAGLNAGLAPMYLAEISPIHLRGAVGTVYQLVITMSILVSQVLGLEQMLGTDEYWPLLLCLTIVPAIFQVATLPLCPESPKYLLVTKGKDMEAQRGLTWLRGTIEVHDEMEQMRAEYESMKLVPKVTLKELFVNSTLRIPLIIALMVMFAQQLSGINAVMFFSTKIFMMAQLDKFAAQIATMIVGTVNVLMTFVSLILVEKAGRKQLLLVGFSGLFVATVLLTICLAFAASSSAAAYFSILLVVMFVALFATGPGSIPWFLVSELFNQSARPAATSVAIAVNWTANFIVSIGFLPLQEALGAYVFIIFAALQAFFICFIYKKVPETKNKTIEEISSLFRQRSYE